The genomic window TGGGCGGTCCGGCTCGCCCGCCAGGGCCGGGGGCTGCTGTTCTTCGACGAGTTGTCGTCCGCGCCGCCGGCCGTGCAGGCGGCGCTGCTGCGGGTGGTCCTGGAACGGCGGGTCGGTAGCCTCACCCTGCCCGACGAGGTGCGGATCGTCGCCGCGGCCAACCCGCCGTCCAGTGCCGCCGACGGCTGGCACCTGAGCCCGCCACTGGCCAACCGGTTCGTGCACCTGCACTGGGCGCACGACCCCCGGGTGGTCGCCCGCGGCCTGGCCGGGGTGTGGCCGCAGATCGACGTGCCGGTGGTGAACGCCGATCGGGCGGCGAGTGCGCTGGCCCGGGCGCGTGGGGTCATCGCCGGGTTCCTCACCGCCCGGCCCGGACTCACCCACCACCTGCCGTCCGATGCCGAGGCGCGGGGTGAGGCGTGGCCCTCCCCGCGTACGTGGGAGATGGTCCTTCGTCTTCTGGTCTTCCATTTCTGTGCGGGCACCAGCCGGGAGGCACTGGCCACCGCTGTCATCGGCGCGGTCGGCGACGGGGCCGGACTGGAGATCACCACCTATCTGGACGAGCTGGACCTGCCGGACCCGGAGCGGGTGCTGGCCAACCCGGCCGCGTTCACCCTGCCCGACCGCGGCGACCGGCAGCTGGCCTTCCTGACT from Actinoplanes derwentensis includes these protein-coding regions:
- a CDS encoding AAA family ATPase, with the protein product MSAGLAAADSLLRRIRVTRTEPVVDHRAAALALCVAANLPVLLWGEPGIGKSATLAQLADGLDLPLETVIASVHEPSDFAGLPIVGDDPAVQGVPMAPPDWAVRLARQGRGLLFFDELSSAPPAVQAALLRVVLERRVGSLTLPDEVRIVAAANPPSSAADGWHLSPPLANRFVHLHWAHDPRVVARGLAGVWPQIDVPVVNADRAASALARARGVIAGFLTARPGLTHHLPSDAEARGEAWPSPRTWEMVLRLLVFHFCAGTSREALATAVIGAVGDGAGLEITTYLDELDLPDPERVLANPAAFTLPDRGDRQLAFLTAIVAAIEASVTRQRWEAGWEVLAKAVDAGVPDVAARAAFDLARMRDPKWPVPASIDAFLEVLIASGMLPGGA